The proteins below are encoded in one region of Scomber japonicus isolate fScoJap1 chromosome 24, fScoJap1.pri, whole genome shotgun sequence:
- the LOC128354244 gene encoding nuclear receptor subfamily 4 group A member 2-like encodes MPCVQTQCGSSPQGASPASQGAIGERSCDFLTPEFVKFSMDLTNNEVSAASSGPSFGPLTDTYSSGYDVKPQCLFQMPVQGEIPCVKVEDMHGCPRYQPTQHHVHQSDELLSSPGSVYYYRSPSPHTSNFQTPPGHIWEDSGSLYSFRQDYLAAAHRKNTLSRFSLFSLKHAQHASQNLSACQMKCDGSLHVSMNLDATGAHQSLDSPGVLGCTGLGKQPGVGFPHPFQLAHSHHFKDYQSPSCSSRGPLSSEGLCAVCGDNAACQHYGVRTCEGCKGFFKRTVQKNAKYVCLAAKNCPVDKRRRNRCQYCRFQKCLVVGMVKEVVRTAGLKGRRGRLPSKPKALPDSSSPVSTLSALVRAHVESNPSPSRLDYSKFKESPGSPPGDDAQHVRQFYDLLIRSMEVIRGWAQKIPGFISLPKQDQDLLFYSAFLELFVLRLSYRSNPEEGKLIFCDGSVWHRLQCLRGFGEWIDSIVEFSANLQRMNLDVSTFSCICALALVTERHGLKEPKKVEELQNNIVKCLKDGGMCADRGSNCWSDHLSRLLEKLPELRTLCIQGLQRIFYLKLEDLVPPPAIIDKLFLDTLPF; translated from the exons ATGCCGTGCGTCCAGACCCAGTGCGGCTCCTCTCCACAGGGAGCCAGCCCGGCCTCACAGGGCGCCATCGGAGAGCGCAGCTGCGACTTCCTCACCCCGGAGTTTGTCAAGTTTAGCATGGACCTTACCAACAATGAAGTATCAGCTGCCTCATCGGGTCCCAGTTTTGGCCCATTAACGGACACCTACAGCTCCGGCTACGACGTTAAGCCCCAGTGTCTCTTCCAAATGCCGGTTCAGGGGGAGATTCCGTGCGTAAAGGTGGAGGATATGCATGGATGTCCGCGGTATCAGCCGACTCAGCATCATGTACACCAATCAGACGAGCTGCTCTCCTCCCCGGGCTCCGTTTATTATTACCGGTCTCCGTCGCCACACACATCCAACTTCCAGACTCCACCGGGACACATATGGGAAGACTCCGGCTCTCTGTACAGTTTCCGTCAAGACTATTTGGCGGCGGCGCACAGGAAAAACACACTTTCTAGATTCTCACTATTTTCCCTCAAACACGCACAACACGCCAGTCAGAACTTATCCGCCTGCCAAATGAAATGTGACGGATCTCTCCACGTGTCCATGAACCTGGACGCTACCGGTGCGCACCAATCGCTGGACAGCCCCGGGGTTCTCGGCTGCACTGGTCTCGGAAAGCAGCCCGGTGTGGGATTCCCTCACCCTTTCCAACTCGCCCACAGCCACCACTTTAAGGACTATCAGAGTCCTTCATGCTCCAGCCGAGGACCGCTGAGCAGTGAGGGGCTGTGCGCGGTGTGCGGGGATAACGCAGCCTGCCAGCACTACGGAGTGCGCACCTGCGAAGGCTGCAAGGGATTTTTCAAG CGCACAGTGCAAAAAAATGCCAAGTACGTTTGTTTGGCTGCCAAAAACTGCCCTGTGGACAAACGCAGGAGGAACCGATGCCAATATTGTCGCTTCCAGAAGTGCCTTGTAGTGGGAATGGTCAAAGAAG TGGTGAGGACAGCGGGTCTGAAGGGTCGAAGAGGTCGCCTGCCGTCCAAACCCAAAGCTCTTCCGGACTCGTCCTCGCCTGTCAGCACCCTCAGCGCCCTCGTCAGGGCACATGTGGAGTCGAACCCTTCGCCCTCTCGCCTTGACTACTCTAAA TTCAAAGAGAGTCCTGGAAGCCCACCAGGAGACGATGCTCAACACGTGCGGCAGTTTTATGACCTCCTGATCAGATCGATGGAGGTGATTCGAGGTTGGGCCCAGAAGATCCCGGGCTTTATCTCACTGCCTAAGCAAGACCAAGACCTCCTGTTCTACTCTGCTTTCCTGGAGCTCTTTGTTTTACGGCTGTCGTACAG ATCAAACCCGGAAGAAGGGAAGCTGATCTTCTGCGACGGGTCGGTGTGGCACCGGCTCCAGTGCCTGCGGGGCTTTGGGGAGTGGATTGACAGCATTGTTGAGTTCTCCGCCAATCTGCAGAGGATGAATCTAGACGTCTCCACCTTCTCGTGCATATGCGCCCTCGCTCTGGTCACAG AGCGGCACGGACTGAAGGAGCCCAAGAAagtggaggagctgcagaacAACATCGTCAAGTGCTTGAAGGACGGCGGGATGTGCGCCGACAGAGGCTCAAACTGTTGGTCCGACCATTTGTCCAGACTCTTGGAAAAGCTGCCTGAACTCCGTACTCTGTGCATCCAAGGCCTGCAGAGGATTTTTTATTTGAAGCTGGAGGACTTGGTGCCGCCGCCTGCAATAATAGATAAGTTATTCCTCGACACGTTGCCATTTTAG